Proteins from one Limanda limanda chromosome 9, fLimLim1.1, whole genome shotgun sequence genomic window:
- the gpr17 gene encoding uracil nucleotide/cysteinyl leukotriene receptor, giving the protein MSNHSLACASVETTAENTLFGCFYILIFFLALNGNSLALWIFCHQHGAPSPANVFLMHLAVADLSYVIILPLRATYHLTGGHWPFGEVPCRVVGFLFYVNMYASLYFLACVAADRYLAVVHAVRSLKVRRARYAHIISFSLWALVTVAMVPLLVTHQTREVDGVTVCQQLYREKASRKALISLAVAFTPPFFVILSCYLLIIRSLHRGSRLEPAIKLRALRTISVVILIYVVCFLPYHVSRATFILGYGHVDTSCETRRGLMLANRLTSCLTCLNGAMDPLVYVFGAKKFRGTLKQMFCKDRSGVSGATSGELKGTHESSVSAKSEF; this is encoded by the coding sequence ATGTCCAATCATTCATTGGCCTGTGCTTCGGTTGAGACGACAGCTGAGAACACTTTATTTGGATGCTTCTACATCCTTATTTTCTTCCTGGCATTGAACGGTAACAGCCTGGCCCTGTGGATCTTCTGTCATCAGCATGGCGCTCCCTCTCCAGCTAATGTCTTCTTGATGCACCTGGCTGTGGCAGACTTGTCCTACGTGATCATCCTCCCACTGAGGGCCACCTACCACCTCACTGGGGGCCACTGGCCCTTTGGCGAGGTGCCCTGCAGAGTGGTTGGCTTTTTGTTTTACGTAAACATGTATGCTAGCCTGTACTTTCTGGCCTGTGTGGCTGCCGACCGCTACCTGGCTGTTGTCCATGCTGTGAGGTCGCTGAAGGTTCGTCGTGCTCGTTACGCTCACAtcatcagcttctctctctgGGCCCTGGTCACTGTCGCCATGGTGCCATTGCTCGTCACCCACCAGACTCGAGAGGTGGATGGTGTGACGGTGTGTCAGCAGCTGTACAGAGAGAAGGCTTCTCGCAAGGCGCTCATCTCACTGGCTGTGGCCTTCACCCCACCTTTCTTCGTCATCCTGTCCTGCTACCTGCTCATCATTCGCAGCCTGCATCGGGGCTCCAGGTTGGAGCCAGCTATCAAGCTGAGGGCCCTGCGGACCATCAGTGTGGTAATCCTCATCTATGTGGTCTGTTTCCTGCCTTATCATGTGAGCAGGGCCACCTTCATCCTGGGGTACGGACACGTTGACACGTCCTGTGAGACACGCAGGGGCCTGATGTTGGCCAACCGCCTCACCTCGTGCCTCACGTGTCTGAACGGTGCTATGGACCCACTGGTGTACGTGTTTGGGGCCAAGAAGTTCCGCGGGActctaaaacaaatgttttgcaaAGACAGGTCAGGAGTGTCAGGAGCCACCAGTGGAGAGTTAAAAGGAACACATGAGAGCTCTGTGAGCGCCAAGTCAGAGTTCTGA